From the Amycolatopsis thermoflava N1165 genome, one window contains:
- a CDS encoding DUF5994 family protein: MSSGPHVRTTTPKAGMAAGPPRLKLRASQNPSVPTPGYVDGAWWPRSRDLSAELPALRAVLAARLGPIDRIAYHTTAWDPSVRHFDRRGSLVPVVGYRRQDSDTVDVTTSAGDRLVLVVVPPA; the protein is encoded by the coding sequence ATGTCGTCGGGCCCGCACGTTCGCACCACCACCCCGAAGGCCGGTATGGCCGCCGGGCCGCCGCGGCTGAAACTCCGAGCGAGTCAGAACCCGTCGGTGCCCACCCCGGGGTACGTCGACGGGGCCTGGTGGCCACGGTCGCGAGACCTGTCCGCGGAGCTGCCGGCACTGCGTGCGGTGCTGGCAGCCCGCCTGGGGCCGATCGACCGGATCGCCTACCACACGACCGCCTGGGACCCCTCGGTGCGCCACTTCGACCGGCGTGGCTCGCTCGTCCCGGTCGTGGGCTACCGCAGGCAGGATTCGGACACCGTGGATGTGACGACCTCGGCGGGTGATCGCCTCGTCCTGGTGGTGGTGCCGCCCGCCTAG
- a CDS encoding nuclear transport factor 2 family protein, which translates to MTLSPEDRRRRAHEALDRLHERVLAHDMDGFADVFAPGGVMEFPFAPPGWPVLRGREAVREYVRDYTDNVDITAITSQTRHETTDPDVLIVEWEVDGTALRTGLPYRMRYVNVVRVGAEGIESLRDYWSPLAAGHALGRLGELVAMQEGAQ; encoded by the coding sequence GTGACTCTCTCCCCTGAGGACCGGCGCCGTCGCGCGCATGAGGCTCTGGATCGGCTTCACGAGCGCGTGCTGGCGCACGACATGGACGGCTTCGCCGACGTCTTCGCCCCCGGCGGGGTCATGGAGTTTCCCTTCGCACCGCCCGGCTGGCCCGTCCTCCGGGGCCGGGAGGCGGTGCGCGAGTACGTGCGCGACTACACCGACAACGTCGACATCACGGCGATCACGTCCCAGACCCGCCATGAAACCACCGACCCGGACGTGCTGATCGTGGAGTGGGAGGTCGACGGCACGGCGCTGCGCACGGGACTGCCCTACCGGATGCGGTACGTCAACGTGGTCCGGGTGGGCGCCGAGGGTATCGAGTCGCTGCGGGACTACTGGAGTCCGCTCGCCGCCGGGCACGCTCTCGGGCGGCTCGGCGAGCTGGTCGCCATGCAGGAGGGGGCTCAGTGA
- a CDS encoding DUF6292 family protein, which translates to MDSPAAGLTELSRGLAGYLRAVAEAVGVPAEATSFELSDTATAYLGLTRRWPTRPGEDLMLVWSEGSGWAVAVETGPGETPMVLAWFAGDDVVPEPADVARFVTGVIAADRSDAPRPVFAVDVGRTELAARLARYVEP; encoded by the coding sequence ATGGATTCTCCCGCCGCCGGCCTGACCGAACTCAGCCGCGGACTCGCCGGATACCTGCGGGCAGTCGCCGAAGCCGTCGGCGTGCCTGCGGAAGCGACCTCCTTCGAGCTCAGCGACACGGCCACCGCGTACCTGGGCCTGACCCGGCGGTGGCCGACCCGGCCGGGCGAGGACCTGATGCTGGTGTGGAGCGAAGGCAGCGGCTGGGCAGTGGCCGTGGAGACCGGGCCGGGCGAAACGCCGATGGTGCTCGCCTGGTTCGCCGGGGACGACGTGGTCCCGGAACCGGCGGACGTGGCGCGCTTCGTCACCGGGGTCATCGCCGCGGACCGCTCCGACGCGCCCCGCCCGGTATTCGCGGTGGACGTCGGCCGCACCGAACTCGCCGCGCGGCTGGCGCGGTACGTCGAGCCCTAG
- a CDS encoding oxidoreductase, producing MKVLVTGASGNTGRPLVRLLSEAGATVRAASRRTGFDWSDPATHDAALDGVERMYLIAPVGVAEPEPLVRPFLERAREAGVRRVVLLSSSAVATGDPGLGRVDSAVREIMPEFAVLRPSWFMQNFTGDHPVAEGIRTRGEIVTATGEGRVAFIDAADIAASAAALLLADKCGRDEHVITGPEAISYTEAAAIYSEVTGVEVRHTSVGTTDLVDRFVAAGYPADFAAALAALDEGIRHGSEDRVTGTVHRLTGRPPKPLRRFLAEQLRR from the coding sequence GTGAAAGTCCTGGTCACAGGCGCGTCCGGGAACACCGGGCGTCCCCTCGTACGGTTGCTCAGCGAAGCCGGGGCGACGGTCCGCGCGGCGAGCAGGCGCACCGGGTTCGACTGGTCCGACCCGGCCACCCACGACGCCGCACTGGACGGGGTGGAGCGGATGTACCTGATCGCACCGGTCGGGGTCGCCGAGCCGGAGCCCCTGGTGCGCCCGTTCCTGGAGCGCGCCCGGGAAGCGGGAGTGCGCCGGGTCGTGCTGCTCAGCTCGTCGGCTGTGGCGACCGGCGATCCGGGGCTGGGCCGGGTGGACAGCGCCGTACGGGAGATCATGCCGGAGTTCGCCGTGCTGCGGCCGTCGTGGTTCATGCAGAACTTCACCGGCGACCACCCGGTGGCCGAAGGCATCCGGACCCGCGGCGAGATCGTGACCGCGACCGGCGAGGGGCGGGTCGCGTTCATCGACGCCGCCGACATCGCGGCCTCCGCCGCGGCGCTGCTGCTCGCCGACAAGTGCGGCCGCGACGAACACGTGATCACCGGCCCGGAGGCCATCAGCTACACCGAGGCCGCCGCGATCTACAGCGAGGTGACCGGCGTCGAGGTGCGCCACACCAGCGTCGGGACCACCGACCTGGTCGACCGGTTCGTGGCGGCGGGCTACCCGGCCGACTTCGCCGCCGCGCTCGCCGCCCTGGACGAGGGCATCCGGCACGGCAGCGAAGACCGGGTGACCGGCACCGTGCACCGCCTGACCGGCCGCCCGCCGAAACCGCTGCGCCGCTTCCTGGCCGAGCAGCTCAGGCGCTGA